The Oscillospiraceae bacterium genome has a segment encoding these proteins:
- the rny gene encoding ribonuclease Y, with amino-acid sequence MSNVVIPVIVGAVCAVVFAVLGFVLGVAHRRKTAEKEIGSATQEATKIINNALAEAEASKKEKVLEAKDEVHKLRSDADRDIRERRNEVQRQEKRLNQREEYLDKKADSLEAKNDKISEKQKELENKLLEVDGIKKSQFDMLERISGLTQEEAKNQLLASLEEELDTEKSKKILEYEQMTRDQSEVLAREIIGTAIQRCAADHTAETTVSVVALPNDEMKGRIIGREGRNIRSIESITGVELIIDDTPEAITVSAFDPVRREIARLTLERLIQDGRIHPTRIEELYEKAKREVNATIKQEGEKAVLKANCGSIHPELVRLLGKLKYRTSYGQSVLKHSLEVSYIAGLMAAELGADERLARRAGLLHDIGKALDHEMEGSHIALGVEFARKYKESEAVVHAIEAHHGDVECKTVVACLVQAADAVSASRPGARRENVENYIKRLQQLEEISCSFEGVERAYAIQAGREVRVMVKPEVVSDSRMPFVAHEIAKKIESEMEYPGQIKVNIIRESRASDVAK; translated from the coding sequence ATGAGTAATGTTGTGATTCCGGTGATCGTAGGCGCGGTTTGCGCCGTTGTTTTTGCCGTTTTAGGTTTCGTTTTGGGTGTGGCGCATCGCCGCAAGACCGCAGAGAAAGAGATTGGCTCTGCCACCCAAGAAGCCACCAAGATCATCAATAACGCTTTGGCCGAGGCAGAAGCTTCTAAGAAAGAAAAAGTATTGGAAGCCAAGGACGAAGTGCACAAGCTCCGCTCCGACGCAGACCGGGATATCCGCGAGCGCAGGAACGAAGTGCAAAGACAGGAAAAACGCCTGAACCAGAGAGAAGAATATCTGGACAAAAAAGCGGATTCCCTGGAAGCAAAAAATGATAAAATCAGCGAAAAGCAAAAAGAACTTGAAAACAAATTACTCGAAGTCGATGGCATCAAGAAAAGCCAGTTTGATATGCTGGAGCGTATTTCAGGTCTGACCCAGGAGGAAGCAAAAAATCAACTGCTGGCCTCTCTGGAAGAAGAACTGGACACGGAAAAGAGCAAAAAAATCCTCGAATATGAGCAGATGACCCGGGACCAGAGCGAAGTGCTGGCGCGGGAGATCATCGGCACCGCCATTCAGCGCTGCGCCGCCGATCACACGGCAGAGACCACCGTCTCCGTTGTGGCACTGCCCAATGACGAGATGAAAGGCCGCATCATCGGCCGTGAGGGGCGCAACATCCGCTCCATTGAGTCCATTACCGGCGTTGAATTGATCATTGACGACACGCCGGAAGCCATCACCGTCAGCGCCTTTGACCCGGTGCGCAGAGAGATTGCCCGCCTGACCTTGGAGCGACTGATCCAGGACGGCCGCATTCATCCCACCCGCATTGAGGAGCTGTACGAAAAGGCCAAGCGCGAGGTAAATGCCACCATTAAGCAGGAGGGCGAGAAGGCTGTACTGAAAGCCAACTGCGGTTCCATTCACCCGGAGCTGGTGCGCCTGCTTGGGAAATTGAAATACCGCACTTCCTACGGCCAGAGCGTGCTCAAGCACAGCCTGGAAGTGAGTTATATTGCCGGGCTGATGGCTGCGGAACTGGGTGCTGATGAGCGCCTGGCACGCCGCGCAGGTCTGCTGCACGACATCGGCAAGGCTTTGGATCACGAGATGGAAGGCAGCCATATTGCCCTGGGCGTGGAATTTGCCCGCAAGTATAAAGAGAGCGAAGCCGTTGTGCACGCCATTGAGGCGCATCACGGTGATGTAGAGTGCAAGACCGTGGTCGCCTGCCTGGTTCAGGCGGCAGACGCCGTATCTGCCTCCCGTCCCGGCGCCCGCCGTGAGAATGTGGAGAACTACATTAAGCGCCTGCAACAGCTGGAGGAGATCTCTTGCAGCTTTGAGGGCGTGGAGCGCGCTTACGCCATACAGGCCGGCCGTGAGGTCCGCGTGATGGTGAAGCCGGAAGTGGTATCCGACAGCCGTATGCCTTTTGTGGCCCACGAGATTGCCAAGAAGATCGAGTCCGAGATGGAATACCCCGGCCAGATCAAGGTCAATATTATTCGTGAGTCCCGTGCTTCCGATGTGGCAAAATAA
- a CDS encoding Dabb family protein → MIKHIVCFKLADPAPANCQKAAEVLRSMDGNVPLLRGIEVGVDELRSGRSYDVILQVLLDDMAALDAYQQDPYHCGVVKKHMHAVAENSIAMDYTVE, encoded by the coding sequence ATGATCAAACATATTGTATGCTTTAAGCTGGCTGACCCCGCCCCGGCAAATTGCCAAAAGGCAGCGGAAGTGCTCCGCTCCATGGATGGCAATGTACCGCTGCTGCGTGGGATTGAAGTGGGGGTCGATGAGCTGCGCTCCGGGCGCTCCTACGATGTGATCCTGCAGGTACTGTTGGACGATATGGCCGCTTTGGACGCCTATCAGCAGGACCCGTACCACTGCGGCGTGGTCAAGAAACACATGCACGCCGTGGCAGAAAACAGCATTGCCATGGATTACACGGTGGAATAA
- a CDS encoding Wzz/FepE/Etk N-terminal domain-containing protein gives MDQTKEIDIDLKKIFFMMRKKVVYILLFTLLGGIAAGCFTEFFIDQKYTAKISLYVYSDMDQLSTQSSISYNDYTASTALVKSYLAVLESDAVLDKVAEKVGLTDGSTIKNSITTSQDEDTNVFYVSVTTTNPKTSQSIANAVAEVAPGEIARIIKAGGANVIDYAKEPKTPSSPNLKKNIFLGLLIAFAVSFVYFFVREAFNATITSVKDLEREFQIPVLGTIPRLVATRDKQAPPTDSGQIAPPEPPVSMKGDA, from the coding sequence ATGGACCAAACCAAGGAAATTGACATTGATCTGAAAAAGATCTTCTTTATGATGCGCAAGAAGGTCGTTTACATTCTGCTGTTCACCCTGCTGGGGGGCATTGCCGCCGGTTGCTTTACCGAGTTCTTTATCGACCAAAAGTACACCGCCAAAATCTCCTTGTATGTGTACAGTGATATGGATCAGCTAAGCACCCAAAGTTCCATCAGTTACAACGACTACACCGCCTCCACCGCTTTGGTGAAAAGCTACCTTGCCGTGCTGGAGAGCGACGCAGTGCTGGACAAGGTAGCGGAAAAAGTAGGGCTAACGGACGGCAGCACCATTAAGAACAGCATTACCACTTCCCAGGACGAGGACACCAATGTGTTTTATGTGTCCGTCACCACGACCAATCCCAAAACCAGTCAATCCATTGCCAACGCCGTAGCGGAGGTGGCTCCCGGTGAGATTGCCCGGATCATCAAAGCCGGCGGCGCCAACGTGATCGACTATGCCAAGGAACCAAAGACCCCCTCCTCCCCCAATTTAAAGAAAAATATCTTTCTGGGGCTGTTAATTGCCTTTGCCGTCTCCTTCGTTTACTTCTTTGTACGCGAGGCGTTTAATGCCACCATCACCTCTGTAAAGGATCTGGAGCGTGAATTCCAAATTCCGGTACTGGGCACCATTCCCCGCTTGGTGGCCACCCGCGACAAGCAGGCACCGCCTACAGACAGCGGCCAAATTGCCCCGCCGGAACCCCCTGTATCCATGAAAGGAGATGCGTAA
- a CDS encoding CpsD/CapB family tyrosine-protein kinase: MALRRNKKNPDERGFSRNDQKKMLAADTPFVIKEAYNTIRTSLLFTQKGESCPVFVVTSPDANNGKTINTINLAISFAQMGKRTLIIDSDMRNPTIHRMFNIPVTNGLSEILAGLTDNITVSKTNVENLSILSSGKIPPNPAELLASSRMDLLLSFVKGHYDCVFIDTPPINLVTDASAFAGKVTGYVMIVKAGNTDIPEVRSAVDALESIGAEVVGFILNDATPDRKKYYSYYHKYGQKYKYGYDYGYSYNYK, translated from the coding sequence ATGGCACTGAGACGCAACAAGAAAAACCCGGACGAGCGCGGGTTCAGCCGTAACGATCAAAAGAAAATGCTGGCAGCAGACACCCCCTTTGTGATCAAAGAGGCCTACAATACCATCCGTACCAGCCTGCTGTTTACCCAAAAGGGTGAAAGTTGTCCGGTATTCGTGGTCACCAGTCCGGACGCCAACAACGGCAAAACCATCAACACCATTAACCTGGCTATCAGCTTTGCCCAAATGGGCAAGCGCACCCTGATCATTGACTCAGATATGCGCAACCCCACCATTCATCGTATGTTCAATATTCCGGTGACCAACGGCCTGTCTGAAATATTGGCCGGGCTGACAGACAACATCACTGTATCCAAGACCAATGTGGAAAATTTATCCATTCTCTCCTCCGGCAAAATCCCGCCCAATCCGGCAGAGTTGCTAGCCAGCTCCAGAATGGATCTGCTGCTGAGTTTTGTCAAGGGGCATTACGACTGCGTGTTTATCGACACCCCGCCGATTAACCTGGTAACGGACGCCAGCGCCTTTGCAGGCAAGGTCACCGGCTATGTGATGATCGTTAAGGCCGGCAATACGGACATTCCCGAGGTGCGATCCGCCGTTGACGCGCTGGAAAGCATCGGCGCGGAGGTGGTGGGCTTCATCCTCAATGACGCCACCCCGGACCGAAAGAAATACTACTCCTACTACCATAAATATGGCCAAAAGTACAAATACGGCTACGACTACGGTTACAGCTACAACTACAAATAA
- a CDS encoding sugar transferase, with product MKKWQKVQQTTEYFVDGIALVLATLITYLVFGKGLHRILLYTADEWKSYCFMMFLAYSAIAVGFASSIDLAKRERVMELLAVLRNCSLTYMSFAVLLLLFKNPMIDSRYLFIGSYLLFFLFSCLGRYVLKRVLTNNFSNSRNATLVGVVATPDRAEHFVQSLQEDWTKRVDGVTILNAEAFAATASVGNPGAYRAMHSRTVEKRCCGVAVLPDLSSFLSWVRLSSIDEVYINFSGKKANWSTENLNAFIEELEDMGVLVHINIPTLEQFVEESKFNHMRCDIVAGYPMVGVSAAVQNSKMLGLKRFIDIIGAIVGLIVSAPIILLVAVPLLLESRGGLFFKQQRVGRNGRLFYMYKLRSMYADAEQRKKEFEEKNHMQGLMFKMDNDPRITKVGRFIRKFSIDELPQFYNVLRGDMSLVGTRPPTLDEFEQYSSHHKRRLSMRPGITGLWQVSGRSQIEDFEEVVRLDCQYIDNWSPSLDIKILFKTLGVVFTGHGAQ from the coding sequence TTGAAAAAGTGGCAAAAAGTTCAGCAAACAACTGAATATTTCGTCGATGGGATTGCACTGGTGCTGGCGACCCTGATCACCTATCTGGTATTCGGCAAAGGGTTGCACCGCATTTTGCTCTACACCGCGGACGAGTGGAAATCCTACTGCTTTATGATGTTTTTGGCCTACTCGGCCATCGCGGTCGGCTTTGCCTCCTCCATTGATCTGGCCAAACGGGAGCGGGTAATGGAGCTGCTCGCTGTATTGCGTAACTGCTCGCTAACCTACATGAGTTTTGCGGTACTGTTGCTGTTGTTTAAGAATCCGATGATCGACTCTCGTTACCTGTTTATCGGTTCCTACCTGTTGTTCTTCCTATTCTCCTGCCTGGGGCGCTATGTGCTCAAGCGCGTGCTGACCAACAACTTCTCCAATTCCCGCAATGCCACGCTGGTGGGTGTGGTCGCCACCCCGGACCGGGCAGAGCACTTTGTGCAATCGCTGCAAGAGGACTGGACCAAGCGGGTAGACGGCGTTACGATCCTAAATGCCGAAGCCTTTGCTGCCACAGCCTCCGTGGGTAACCCGGGCGCATACCGGGCCATGCACAGCCGCACGGTGGAGAAGCGCTGCTGCGGCGTGGCAGTTCTGCCGGATCTGAGCAGCTTTTTAAGCTGGGTGCGCCTGTCCTCCATTGACGAGGTGTACATCAACTTCTCCGGCAAGAAGGCCAACTGGTCTACGGAAAACCTAAACGCCTTTATTGAAGAACTGGAAGATATGGGTGTGCTGGTGCACATCAACATCCCCACCCTGGAGCAGTTTGTAGAAGAAAGTAAGTTTAACCACATGCGCTGCGATATTGTGGCCGGCTACCCAATGGTGGGCGTATCTGCCGCCGTGCAAAATTCCAAGATGCTGGGACTGAAGCGATTTATAGACATTATAGGCGCCATTGTGGGGCTAATCGTTTCTGCTCCCATTATTTTGCTGGTGGCCGTTCCCCTGCTGTTGGAAAGCCGGGGTGGCCTGTTCTTTAAGCAGCAGCGGGTGGGCAGAAACGGCCGTCTGTTCTATATGTATAAACTGCGCTCCATGTACGCGGACGCAGAGCAACGCAAAAAAGAATTTGAAGAAAAAAACCATATGCAAGGCCTGATGTTCAAGATGGACAATGACCCGCGCATTACCAAAGTGGGCCGCTTTATCCGCAAGTTCAGCATCGACGAGCTACCCCAGTTCTACAATGTACTGCGGGGAGATATGAGCCTGGTTGGCACCCGCCCGCCCACACTGGACGAATTTGAGCAGTACAGTTCTCACCACAAGCGGCGGCTGTCCATGCGACCGGGCATTACCGGGCTGTGGCAGGTTAGCGGCCGATCCCAGATTGAGGACTTTGAAGAAGTGGTGCGCCTGGACTGCCAGTACATAGACAACTGGTCCCCCAGCCTGGATATTAAGATTCTGTTCAAAACCTTAGGCGTGGTGTTTACCGGCCACGGGGCACAGTAA
- a CDS encoding glycosyltransferase family 4 protein, whose protein sequence is MKIAMIGHKRIPSREGGVEIVVEALSRRMVQRGHQVTVYNRKSRHVAGTAFDDHSHLHNLDGVQIRWVPTPNSKKLNAIVYSFFATVQALFGGYDIIHFHAEGPAAMVPLAKCFGKKCVVTIHGLDWQRAKWGGFATRFLRFGERMAAKYADEIIVLSASMQQYFADTYHRQTVRIENGIDPPETADLSPLSRFGLKKDGYILFLGRIVPEKGIHYLIDAYRTLQTDKKLVIAGGASHSEEYFNQLKAKAAGDARIVFTDFVQGAPLAALYAGAYLYCLPSDLEGMPISLLEAMSYGNCCVTSDIPECTEVCGDHGFAFQKGNTADLKRLLEQLLSQPDMVKRCKATAADYILQKYNWDQVTERTLELYEQVKSAK, encoded by the coding sequence ATGAAAATCGCAATGATCGGTCACAAGCGCATTCCCTCCCGAGAGGGCGGCGTTGAGATTGTGGTAGAAGCCCTGTCCCGCCGTATGGTACAGCGGGGCCACCAGGTCACCGTTTATAATCGCAAAAGCCGCCATGTGGCCGGAACCGCCTTTGATGATCACAGCCACTTGCACAACCTGGACGGGGTACAGATCCGCTGGGTGCCCACCCCGAACAGCAAAAAGCTCAATGCCATTGTATACAGCTTTTTTGCCACGGTGCAGGCGTTGTTCGGTGGGTACGACATCATTCACTTCCACGCAGAGGGTCCGGCGGCTATGGTACCCTTGGCCAAGTGCTTTGGCAAAAAATGCGTGGTCACCATTCATGGCTTGGACTGGCAGCGGGCCAAGTGGGGCGGCTTTGCCACCCGCTTTCTCCGCTTTGGCGAGCGTATGGCCGCCAAGTATGCAGACGAGATCATCGTGCTGTCTGCCAGTATGCAGCAGTATTTTGCTGACACCTATCACCGCCAGACCGTGCGGATTGAAAACGGCATTGACCCACCGGAGACGGCGGACCTGTCCCCTCTGTCCCGCTTTGGGCTGAAAAAGGACGGATATATCCTGTTTCTCGGTCGCATTGTCCCGGAGAAGGGCATCCACTATTTAATCGACGCCTACCGCACACTGCAAACGGATAAAAAGCTGGTGATCGCCGGTGGTGCCAGCCACTCAGAGGAATATTTCAATCAGCTGAAAGCCAAGGCCGCCGGAGATGCGCGTATCGTCTTTACGGACTTTGTGCAGGGCGCGCCCCTGGCTGCGCTGTACGCCGGTGCCTATCTTTACTGCCTGCCCTCGGACTTAGAGGGTATGCCCATCAGTCTGCTGGAGGCCATGAGCTACGGCAACTGCTGCGTCACCTCGGACATACCCGAGTGCACGGAAGTATGCGGTGACCACGGCTTTGCCTTCCAAAAAGGCAACACGGCAGACTTAAAGCGACTGCTGGAGCAGCTGCTATCTCAGCCAGACATGGTGAAGCGCTGCAAGGCCACTGCCGCAGACTATATTTTACAAAAATACAACTGGGACCAAGTCACCGAGAGGACGCTGGAACTGTATGAACAGGTTAAAAGCGCAAAATAA
- a CDS encoding glycosyltransferase: protein MNILFINKFLYPKGGTETYMMGLGAELSHRGHRVEYFGMEHRGNCVGNRVGAYTKDTDYHTANPVKKVSYALRTVYSTHARRQLRRVLEDLQPQVVHLNNFNYQLTPAVILEIRAWDKATGRHTKILYTAHDYQLLCPNHMLNRPDTMENCTACLGGKYTPCVQHRCMHGSRAKSLLGAAEATLYRKAHTYKEIDRVICCSAFMQSQIEKHPDLAGRTRVLHNFCTVPPRPQVEKEDYVLYFGRYDKEKGIDTLLAAAKALPQLHFVFAGSGTMAEEIQQLPNATDVGFCTGDDLYRRIAAAKCSIYPSVWYENCPYSVMESIALGTPVLGTNIGGIPELIEDGKTGVLLPPGDTKALGAALCRLDLEPERLAAMTAACRADAFLSVQDYTDKLLSDYNA from the coding sequence ATGAATATTCTCTTTATTAACAAATTTCTGTACCCCAAAGGAGGAACAGAAACCTATATGATGGGGCTGGGGGCGGAGCTGAGCCACCGAGGCCACCGGGTAGAATACTTTGGTATGGAGCACCGGGGCAATTGCGTGGGCAACCGCGTCGGTGCCTACACCAAAGATACCGACTACCACACCGCCAACCCTGTAAAAAAAGTGAGCTACGCTCTGCGCACGGTATACTCCACCCACGCCCGGCGGCAGCTGCGCCGGGTGCTGGAGGATCTGCAGCCCCAAGTGGTACACCTGAACAACTTTAACTACCAATTGACCCCTGCGGTGATCTTGGAAATACGCGCCTGGGACAAAGCCACCGGACGACACACCAAGATCCTGTACACCGCCCACGACTACCAACTGCTGTGCCCCAACCACATGCTCAATCGGCCGGACACCATGGAGAACTGCACTGCCTGCTTGGGCGGCAAGTACACCCCTTGCGTGCAACACCGATGCATGCACGGCTCACGGGCTAAGAGCCTGCTTGGCGCTGCCGAGGCTACCCTGTACCGCAAGGCGCATACGTACAAAGAGATCGACCGCGTGATCTGCTGCTCTGCCTTTATGCAAAGCCAGATAGAAAAACACCCGGATCTGGCCGGGCGCACCCGGGTGCTGCACAACTTCTGCACCGTGCCGCCCCGCCCGCAGGTGGAAAAAGAAGACTATGTGCTCTACTTTGGCCGCTATGACAAAGAAAAGGGTATTGATACCCTTTTGGCCGCCGCCAAAGCGCTGCCTCAGCTGCACTTTGTGTTCGCCGGCAGCGGTACCATGGCAGAGGAAATTCAGCAACTGCCCAATGCCACAGATGTAGGCTTTTGCACCGGGGACGACCTATACCGCCGCATTGCCGCAGCCAAATGCAGCATTTATCCCAGCGTATGGTATGAGAATTGCCCCTACTCCGTGATGGAGAGCATTGCGCTGGGCACACCGGTGCTGGGCACCAATATCGGCGGCATACCGGAGCTGATCGAGGACGGCAAGACCGGCGTGCTGCTGCCTCCCGGCGACACCAAGGCCCTGGGCGCGGCGCTGTGCCGCCTGGACCTGGAGCCGGAGCGACTGGCGGCCATGACCGCCGCCTGCCGGGCAGACGCCTTCCTCTCCGTACAGGATTATACAGACAAGTTACTGTCTGACTATAACGCATAA
- a CDS encoding radical SAM protein has product MAKRTLYGTVIVTYRCNAHCNMCDCFKDPTRPEEEITLDDIRLLPEMAFTNITGGEPFIRKDIGDIVEALYKKSNRIVISTNGYFTDRILELCRRFPKVGIRISIEGLQQTNDTIRGIPDGFNRGYSTLKKLVEMGHPDVGFGMTVQDLNCEDLVPLYKISDELGMEFATATLHNSFYFRKTDNKIDDKYKVAQNFEALINELLRSHSPKKWFRAYFNHGLINYIYGNKRLLPCDMSKDAFFIDPFCDVIPCNGMAKKAVMGNLHDIGDWDTLWNSDQAKAVRAATKQCDRNCWMIGSVSPAMHKYIWVPAWWVVKHKFLKGGKYALSENAFIPEAQKE; this is encoded by the coding sequence ATGGCTAAACGAACTCTATACGGCACTGTGATTGTTACCTATCGGTGCAACGCCCACTGCAATATGTGCGACTGCTTTAAGGATCCCACCCGACCGGAGGAAGAGATCACCCTGGATGATATTCGCCTGCTGCCGGAAATGGCCTTTACCAACATCACCGGCGGCGAGCCCTTTATTCGCAAGGACATTGGCGATATTGTGGAGGCGCTGTACAAAAAGAGCAACCGCATTGTGATCTCCACCAATGGGTATTTTACGGACCGTATCTTAGAGCTTTGCCGCCGATTTCCAAAAGTGGGCATTCGCATTTCCATTGAGGGGCTGCAACAGACCAACGATACCATTCGCGGCATTCCGGACGGCTTCAATCGGGGCTACTCCACCTTAAAGAAACTGGTGGAAATGGGGCACCCGGATGTAGGGTTCGGCATGACGGTGCAGGACCTGAACTGTGAGGACCTGGTGCCGCTTTACAAGATCTCCGATGAACTGGGCATGGAATTTGCCACCGCCACCCTGCACAATTCTTTCTACTTCCGCAAGACGGACAATAAAATTGACGACAAATACAAAGTGGCCCAAAATTTTGAAGCGCTCATTAACGAGCTGCTGCGCAGCCACAGCCCAAAAAAGTGGTTTCGTGCCTACTTTAATCACGGGCTGATCAACTACATATACGGCAACAAACGACTGCTGCCCTGCGATATGAGCAAGGACGCATTCTTTATCGATCCATTCTGCGATGTGATCCCCTGCAACGGCATGGCAAAGAAGGCCGTCATGGGCAATCTGCATGATATTGGCGACTGGGACACCTTGTGGAACAGCGACCAAGCCAAGGCCGTGCGAGCCGCCACCAAGCAGTGCGACCGCAACTGCTGGATGATCGGCTCCGTCTCTCCCGCCATGCACAAGTATATTTGGGTGCCCGCCTGGTGGGTGGTCAAGCATAAGTTCCTAAAAGGCGGCAAGTACGCCCTCAGCGAAAACGCCTTTATCCCGGAAGCGCAAAAGGAGTGA
- a CDS encoding 2-C-methyl-D-erythritol 4-phosphate cytidylyltransferase, translating to MQVVLILGGGIGKRFGTVLPKQYNLIDGKPVIDYVIEAALQARQTDRIVVVCDPQYSNHSRYMNQGQVEIVPGGAERYDSLQNGLNYIERHYDCQKLCILDAVAPFVYPELIDDYFERLDAADAVITCQKITGSLGNYTFDPLDREDYYITQSPEAFRFPLLLAHFDPHFPSTELAWQLPKDSKKYLNFNFPQNTKITYDFDLEYAARMLPHYQKQRNSDDQLPPGERVLQAVQAHIVDNSAAPNADWLQQLPHLYDKLAKQWGLQSFDVYHISTYGLVLETQSTIYGDVVLKMVPPYTARYPREKAAYQQLAGDYMCPLLATDDDCCALLLRRIAPGKYADFDDNICLTDFFNRVVCTAKETVRHSVFPAYRVDLEAALQRSQTAPFLTGSLEQEVRSALALYDTQFKNSKTYLLHGDLHHYNLLRTAEGYRAIDPIGCLAPIEFEFTRFIRNDILQHPGFDPRERLQLLLRYFSRWAEPERIQAALQIDLSLTAVNATYESTEPAAAETQLALLQIAKAGTK from the coding sequence ATGCAAGTGGTACTCATTCTCGGCGGCGGTATTGGCAAGCGCTTTGGCACCGTCCTGCCCAAACAATATAATCTTATCGACGGCAAGCCGGTGATAGACTATGTGATCGAGGCAGCCCTGCAAGCCCGCCAAACGGATCGAATCGTGGTGGTCTGTGATCCACAATACAGTAACCATTCTCGATATATGAACCAAGGACAAGTAGAGATCGTACCCGGCGGCGCCGAGCGATACGATTCTCTGCAAAATGGGCTGAACTACATTGAACGGCACTACGACTGCCAAAAGCTGTGTATTTTGGACGCAGTAGCGCCCTTTGTATACCCGGAACTGATTGACGATTATTTTGAACGACTGGATGCAGCAGACGCCGTGATCACCTGCCAAAAAATCACCGGCTCCTTGGGGAATTATACCTTTGATCCGCTGGATCGGGAGGACTACTATATTACGCAATCTCCGGAGGCCTTTCGCTTTCCGCTGCTGCTAGCGCATTTTGACCCCCATTTTCCCTCAACGGAACTGGCCTGGCAACTACCAAAGGACAGCAAAAAATATTTAAACTTCAACTTTCCACAAAACACAAAAATCACATACGACTTTGATTTGGAATACGCTGCTCGTATGCTGCCCCATTACCAAAAGCAACGCAACTCCGATGACCAATTGCCACCGGGTGAACGGGTACTACAGGCGGTGCAAGCCCATATTGTGGATAATAGTGCTGCACCGAACGCGGACTGGCTGCAACAACTGCCTCACCTGTATGACAAGTTAGCCAAACAATGGGGGCTGCAGTCCTTTGATGTCTATCACATCAGCACCTATGGGCTGGTGCTGGAGACGCAAAGCACAATCTATGGTGATGTGGTGCTGAAAATGGTACCGCCTTACACTGCGCGCTACCCGCGCGAAAAAGCAGCCTATCAACAACTGGCCGGGGACTATATGTGCCCGTTATTAGCCACCGATGATGATTGTTGTGCTCTGTTGCTGCGCCGCATTGCACCGGGCAAATACGCAGACTTTGACGACAATATCTGCCTGACCGACTTTTTCAATCGCGTGGTATGCACGGCCAAAGAAACGGTACGCCATTCGGTGTTTCCCGCTTACCGCGTAGACTTGGAAGCAGCACTGCAACGCAGCCAGACTGCGCCGTTTTTGACCGGATCACTGGAACAGGAGGTGCGAAGTGCCCTGGCACTTTATGACACGCAGTTCAAAAACAGCAAAACTTATTTGCTCCATGGTGATCTGCACCATTATAATTTGCTGCGCACCGCGGAAGGCTATCGTGCCATTGACCCCATCGGCTGCCTAGCGCCTATTGAATTTGAATTCACCCGCTTCATACGCAACGATATTTTACAACACCCGGGATTTGATCCAAGGGAAAGACTACAGCTTTTGCTGCGGTACTTCTCTCGCTGGGCGGAACCGGAACGGATACAGGCAGCCCTGCAAATTGATTTGAGTCTAACCGCCGTAAACGCCACTTATGAGAGCACAGAGCCGGCTGCCGCAGAAACACAGCTGGCACTGTTGCAAATTGCAAAGGCAGGAACAAAATGA
- a CDS encoding LicD family protein: protein MKPIPKEDIQSLERDILFQVLDFFEQYHITYFTSGGTTLGAVRHEGFIPWDDDIDLYIPRADYNRMLQLATNRTIGKNIRIYKPGDKNYIYPFAKACNINTRLNEQNVRHREQDIGIFIDLFPLDKFYDDPVRRNLLILHSKWLNSLLASASDQVNLSRKGSLRRLAKDTLRTLQKPLAKAIGISRLTRRIDALGRHTAKADCHLVGDLVWCNGGRDFYPAEHFAAGVPGTFEGRTIQNPIGYHSYLQKLYGDYMQLPPEDQRVMHGFTGWYLDETGETE from the coding sequence ATGAAGCCCATTCCAAAAGAAGATATACAGTCCTTAGAGCGTGACATTCTCTTTCAGGTACTGGACTTTTTTGAACAATACCACATTACTTACTTTACCAGCGGCGGCACTACCCTGGGCGCAGTGCGCCACGAGGGGTTTATCCCCTGGGATGATGATATTGACCTGTATATTCCCAGAGCGGATTACAACAGAATGCTGCAACTGGCAACCAATCGCACCATCGGTAAAAACATCCGTATCTACAAGCCGGGAGACAAAAACTATATTTATCCATTTGCCAAGGCGTGCAATATCAATACGCGCTTAAACGAGCAAAATGTGCGCCACAGAGAGCAGGACATCGGCATATTTATTGATCTGTTTCCGCTGGACAAATTCTATGACGATCCGGTGCGCCGCAATCTGCTGATCTTGCATAGCAAGTGGCTGAACAGTCTGCTGGCCTCCGCCTCTGACCAAGTCAATTTAAGCCGTAAGGGCAGCTTACGCCGCCTGGCAAAAGATACGCTGCGTACGCTACAAAAGCCCCTTGCAAAAGCCATTGGCATTTCCAGACTGACCCGCCGCATTGACGCCCTGGGGCGGCACACTGCTAAAGCGGACTGCCACCTGGTAGGCGACCTGGTCTGGTGCAACGGCGGACGCGACTTTTACCCGGCAGAACATTTTGCCGCCGGCGTGCCCGGCACCTTTGAGGGGCGCACCATTCAAAACCCGATCGGCTACCACTCTTATTTACAAAAACTCTACGGCGACTATATGCAGCTGCCGCCGGAGGATCAGCGGGTCATGCATGGCTTTACCGGCTGGTATCTGGATGAAACAGGAGAAACCGAATGA